A window of Barnesiella propionica genomic DNA:
AGGTAAGATTTAAACAAATTGTGGAGGAAATCGAGAATGAGAAGGTAACTATTACTGTTTCGGGCTCGGAAGTGTTCAAAGCTGGAGACATTGGCAAAACTTTGACCGGATTTGAGGTTCTCAATCCCGAGTTGGTTATCTGCCATTTGGATTCAAACGCAAGTTTTCAGATGGATATCACTATCAACAAAGGGCGCGGTTATGTCCCTGCCGATGAAAACCGTAATCCCGGAGATGAAGTGAATGTAATACCCATCGACTCTATTTTTACCCCTATCAGGAATGTAAAATATGCAGTTGAGAACTTCCGTGTAGAACAAAAGACGGACTACGAGAAACTGGTATTAGAAATTGCAACCGATGGTTCAATCCATCCGAAAGAAGCTCTTAAAGAAGCGGCTAAAATCCTTATTTATCATTTTATGTTGTTCTCCGATGAAAAAATTACCATCGAAACGACAGATGCTGATGGAAATGAAGAGTTTGATGAAGAAGTACTGCACATGCGTCAGTTACTTAAAACGAAACTTGTCGATATGGATTTATCCGTTCGTGCGCTTAACTGTTTGAAATCTGCCGATGTAGAAACATTAGGAGAACTAGTGGTTTTCAACAAAACCGATTTGTTGAAATTCCGCAACTTCGGTAAGAAATCTCTTACTGAACTTGACGAACTGTTAGCCAATCTGAACCTCTCGTTCGGTATGGATATCTCGAAGTATAAATTAGATAAAGAGTAAAACGATGAGACATAATAAAAAATTTAATCATTTAGGACGTACAAAGGCTCATAGAGATGCGATGTTGTCCAATATGGCTTCTTCTTTGATTCTCCACAAGAGAATCTTTACCACATTGGCCAAGGCAAAAGCTTTGAGAATGTACGTTGAGCCCCTTATCAACAGAGCAAAAGAAGATACAACGACATCACGAAGAGTAGTGTTCGGTTATTTACAGAACAAATATGCCGTTACGGAGCTTTTTAAAGAAATTTCTGTTAAGATTGCCGATCGTCCCGGAGGCTACACCCGTATCCTTAAAACCGGAAATCGTTTAGGTGATAATGCAAAAACTTGCTTTATTGAGCTTGTTGACTATAACGAAAATATGTTGAAAGAGAAAGCAACGAAGA
This region includes:
- a CDS encoding DNA-directed RNA polymerase subunit alpha, which codes for MAILAFQKPDKVLMLEADNFFGKFEFRPLEPGYGVTVGNALRRILLSSLEGFAITSIRIDGVKHEFSTIPGVIEDVTNIILNLKKVRFKQIVEEIENEKVTITVSGSEVFKAGDIGKTLTGFEVLNPELVICHLDSNASFQMDITINKGRGYVPADENRNPGDEVNVIPIDSIFTPIRNVKYAVENFRVEQKTDYEKLVLEIATDGSIHPKEALKEAAKILIYHFMLFSDEKITIETTDADGNEEFDEEVLHMRQLLKTKLVDMDLSVRALNCLKSADVETLGELVVFNKTDLLKFRNFGKKSLTELDELLANLNLSFGMDISKYKLDKE
- the rplQ gene encoding 50S ribosomal protein L17, whose product is MRHNKKFNHLGRTKAHRDAMLSNMASSLILHKRIFTTLAKAKALRMYVEPLINRAKEDTTTSRRVVFGYLQNKYAVTELFKEISVKIADRPGGYTRILKTGNRLGDNAKTCFIELVDYNENMLKEKATKKATRTRRSKKTASAEVAAPAATETPATEEKAAE